The DNA region CGTACACCCATTTACATTTACATACCGAATATTCACTCCTTGATGGCGCCAATAAAATAGGCAAGCTGGTCAAAAAACTGAAATCCCAAGGCGTGACTTCTGTGGCGATCACCGATCATGGAAACATGTTTGGCGCGATTGATTTTTACAAAACGATGCGCAAAGAGGGCATCAAGCCCATCATCGGCATGGAAGCGTACATCCACAACCAAGAGGACATTGGCGATAAAACCACGAAACAGCGTTTTCACCTCTGTTTGTACGCTAAAAATGAGGTCGGCTATAAAAACTTGATGTACCTAGCGTCGATGAGCTATATCAAAGGTTTTTACTATTATCCACGTATCAATAAACAGATGTTGCGCGAACACGCGGAAGGGCTGGTGTGCTCGGGTGCATGTCTGCAAGGTGAAGTCAACTGGCATCTCAATCTCAACAACAAACGCAATGTCCAATTTGGCGCGAAAGGGTATGAACGTGCTAAAGAGGTAGCGCTTGAGTACAAAGAAATTTTTGGTGAGGACTTTTACTTAGAGCTAATGCGTCATGGCATTACCGATCAACACTTCATCGACGATGATATTTTGCGCATCTCCAAAGAGACGGGCATAAAAGTCATCGCCACCAACGATACCCACTACCTAGAGCAAGACAATGCCGAAGCGCACGAGGCATTTATGTGTATTGCGATGAACAAAGAGTTTGATGACCCGAATCGTCTGCGTCACTCCGTGCATGAGTTTTATCTCAAATCGCCCTCTCAAATGAGCGACCTTTTTGCGGATATTCCTGAAGCGATTTCCAATACGCAAGAGATTGTGGAGAAGTGCAATTTGGAGATTAAACTGGGCGATCCAACCCCTCCTAAATTTAAATTTACCAAAGAGTATGCCGCCAAAGAGGGGCTTAGCTTTGAGAGCGATGACGAGTTTTTTGCGTACCACAGTCGTAAAGGACTCGAAAAGCGTCTTTTAAATGTTGATGTCAGTAAGCATGAAGAGTATCGCGCCAGACTGGAACGGGAAATTGACATTATCTGCAAGATGAAATTCCCTGGTTATATGCTCATCGTTTGGGATTTTATCCGTGAAGCCAAAGAGCGCGGTGTTCCTGTGGGACCAGGCCGTGGTTCAGCAGCAGGTAGTTTGGTCGCATTTTCGCTTTTTATCACTGACATTGACCCGATGCCCTATAACCTGCTCTTCGAGAGGTTCTTGAATCCTGAACGTATTAGTATGCCCGATATTGATATTGACTTTTGCCAGAGTCGTCGTGGTGAAATCATTGATTACGTTGTCGAAAAATACGGACGTTACAATGTGGCACAAGTCATTACCTTTGGTAAGCTGTTAGCCAAAGGTGTCATTCGTGATGTTGCGCGCGTTCTCGCCATTCCTTATGCCGAAGCCGATGCAATGGCAAAACTGATCCCCGATGAACTGGGCATCACACTTAATGGTGTGGGTGTTGAGGGAGAAGAAGGGTACAAACCAGGCGCCTTTCAAAAAGAGCCAAAACTTCGTGAACTCATTGAAAGCAGTCCGAAGATGCAACGCGTGTGGAAGTTTGCGTTAGCACTTGAAGGACTGAACCGCAACTCAGGCATGCATGCCGCGGGTGTGGTTATTAGCGATGAAGAGTTGTGGCACAAAACACCGCTTTACCAACCTTCTGGCGAAGATCACTTAGTGACGCAGTATTCACTCAACTATCTTGAAGATGTGGACTTAATCAAGTTCGACTTCTTGGGTCTGAAGACCCTCACGGTGATTGATAATGCGCTTAAGCTCATTAAACTTCGTTATCAAAAAGAGATTGATTTTACGACCATTGATATGAATGATCCGAAGGTGTATGAGCTGATTCAAAGTGGCGAAACGGTGGGATTGTTCCAAATCGAGTCAAGCGGTATGCAGTCTTTGAATGAACGCCTCAAACCGACCAACTTTGAAGACCTGATCGCCGTACTCGCGCTTTACCGTCCAGGTCCGATGGAATCAGGCATGCTCGATGACTTTATCGAACGTAAAAACGGTCTCAAAGAAATCAGTTATTTTTTTGACGAGTTTACGAAGCCTCTTCGCCCGATTTTAGAGCCAACGTATGGGGTTATTGTTTACCAAGAACAGGTTATGCAGATCGTTCAAGCGATTGGTGGTTTTAGCCTTGGCGAAGCGGATTTGATTCGTCGTGCGATGGGTAAGAAAAAGATCGACTACATGAAACAAAAAGCCGAAGAGTTCGCGCAAGGTGCGGTCAACCAAGGCTTAGATCGTGCCCATGCGATTGAGCTCTTTGGCTTAATTGAGAAGTTTGCGGGATATGGTTTTAACAAATCGCACTCCGCGGCCTATGCGATGGTTACATTTGAAACGGCGTATTTGAAATGCTACTATCCACAAGAGTTTATGGCAGCGCTTCTTACTTCAGAGCAAGACAATACCGATAAAATTGTTAAGTACATCGATGAGGTCAAACGTCTGGGATTGAAGCTTTTACCACCATCCATTCAGCACAGTTTGATCGAATTTAGTGCGATCACCGATACCGATGGACAAGAGGCGATTCTCTTTGGCATGGGTGCGATCAAAGGTGTAGGCAATGCGGCGATCAGCAAGATTTTAGAAGCGAGAGAGGGCGCACTTTTTGCGGATATGAGTGATTTTATCTCCCGAATTGATAGCTCCAAGGTCAATAAAAAAGTGTTAGAATCGTTTATCAAATCAGGTAGTTTTGATGACTTTGGCTACTCCAGACGTGCGTTACTTGAAAATATTGATAGC from Sulfurospirillum diekertiae includes:
- the dnaE gene encoding DNA polymerase III subunit alpha; protein product: MSDIPYTHLHLHTEYSLLDGANKIGKLVKKLKSQGVTSVAITDHGNMFGAIDFYKTMRKEGIKPIIGMEAYIHNQEDIGDKTTKQRFHLCLYAKNEVGYKNLMYLASMSYIKGFYYYPRINKQMLREHAEGLVCSGACLQGEVNWHLNLNNKRNVQFGAKGYERAKEVALEYKEIFGEDFYLELMRHGITDQHFIDDDILRISKETGIKVIATNDTHYLEQDNAEAHEAFMCIAMNKEFDDPNRLRHSVHEFYLKSPSQMSDLFADIPEAISNTQEIVEKCNLEIKLGDPTPPKFKFTKEYAAKEGLSFESDDEFFAYHSRKGLEKRLLNVDVSKHEEYRARLEREIDIICKMKFPGYMLIVWDFIREAKERGVPVGPGRGSAAGSLVAFSLFITDIDPMPYNLLFERFLNPERISMPDIDIDFCQSRRGEIIDYVVEKYGRYNVAQVITFGKLLAKGVIRDVARVLAIPYAEADAMAKLIPDELGITLNGVGVEGEEGYKPGAFQKEPKLRELIESSPKMQRVWKFALALEGLNRNSGMHAAGVVISDEELWHKTPLYQPSGEDHLVTQYSLNYLEDVDLIKFDFLGLKTLTVIDNALKLIKLRYQKEIDFTTIDMNDPKVYELIQSGETVGLFQIESSGMQSLNERLKPTNFEDLIAVLALYRPGPMESGMLDDFIERKNGLKEISYFFDEFTKPLRPILEPTYGVIVYQEQVMQIVQAIGGFSLGEADLIRRAMGKKKIDYMKQKAEEFAQGAVNQGLDRAHAIELFGLIEKFAGYGFNKSHSAAYAMVTFETAYLKCYYPQEFMAALLTSEQDNTDKIVKYIDEVKRLGLKLLPPSIQHSLIEFSAITDTDGQEAILFGMGAIKGVGNAAISKILEAREGALFADMSDFISRIDSSKVNKKVLESFIKSGSFDDFGYSRRALLENIDSIIEASAECSRAKKMAEYSLFGDAEEMMTVQVSIENIPEFDNKRMLELEKETIGFYISGHPLDAFRAEIDEMNYTLSSERDQVEDGSKALFIGKVEGITEKISKKGNKFGIISLMDFHGSMELTVFEKQLELLSRMDLEKPLCFKVDVSNDGQNTKMRVMKIMELGEAKKEKIETKVIEVPQEPKVLLLDLSDDTSKLEFLYQIVRQNGGRRPLHLVITSKLQDVVIETGFCVDDSIDEQIAALEYVKVV